From the genome of bacterium:
CCCACGCACGTGGGGGTGAACCGGTCTGCTTTTTCATCTTGTGCCCGTCTTCCAAGTATTCCCCACGCACGTGGGGGTGAACCGGCTACGCCCCGAAACATGATATATTCTCATCGCGTATTCCCCACGCACGTGGGGGTGAACCGTATGCGCGCTTCCCATTCCATCTCATCGCGATGTATTCCCCACGCACGTGGGGGTGAACCGGAGCTCCTCTTCGCTGAATTTCGTAAGCCCTTGTATTCCCCACGCACGTGGGGGTGAACCGATCGCAGCGAAGGCATCGCAGAATGCAGCGTTGTATTCCCCACGCACGTGGGGGTGAACCGATAGGCAATATCGACCATGGCAAAAGGCGCCCGTATTCCCCACGCACGTGGGGGTGAACCGAAAAGGGCGATCAAGACAATCGCGCATCCCTTTTTTGAGTCTTTCGCATCGGTCGGCACAACGACACAGAATAACTTTCGCCACGCGGGTGCCAGCATCGCGGCTCGGGCAGTCTACAGGGTGACAGCGATTACGTCAACCTTCGGGGAAATTGATCTGGGCCAGACCACTTATCTCAGAAGGATCGGCCAAACTGGAAAGACCAATTGACTTGGCTCTCGTAAGTCTCTCGGCAGCCAGTAAACCTCCTTTTTGGTGTCTTTTGACTGTCAGTAAAAATGTCAGTAGATGTCGGAAATTGCCTGACAAAAACAAGTATTTAGAGAGTAAGAATAAGAACCATTTATTGCGTTATTTGATTTCTAACTGAATATTATGTATAGCTTTAAGTGAACCAAAGCCTTAGGGTTCGATTCCCGCCGTCTCCACTAAAAAACTCTTGTTAAATATGAGTTTAACAAGAGTTTTCTATTTTTGAGGGAATATCGGGTTATTAGGCCATTGCTTGCTTGAACAATGCCCATGAACTGCGTGAGTAATCGACAGCGGATTAGCGAGCGTTGGAAGTTCCTTGGACTGATCCGCTACCTTGTGTCCAGCTTTTGCAATCCGTATATTATGACAAGAATTATCAGATTTATTTAAGGACATCGCCTCAACGGAACTAAGCTCCGTGGATTCTGTTTAAGCAATATGCCTTTCTCTCGGATATTAACCGTGCTTCTCATCATGCTGGTCGCCGGACTGGGAATCGCCGCTGAATTCCCGCACCATGACCACCACGAAGATGTAGCACACTCAGAAATGGGAGTGACCATCGATGGTCATGCCCATTTTCAGTTGACGGGAGTCACGGCCCATGTTGTCCATTTCGGCCCAGCACCAGCTGCCGAGTTTATTGATTATCTATTAAAGCATCGCTTCCCTCTCCCACCTCTCTTTCCTTTCGAACGACCTCCTAAATCGCACTTGACTTAAGGCAAACATAACCGTCCTGTATTCAGGACGGCGATTTCTTATTAGCTAAAGACAAGGAGCGAGAATGCCCAAGCATTTTCTTTGCTGGCCACTCCTGTTGGGGGTGGCTGTTTTGATTTCCCCTCTTGTTGATCCACGTTTGGTTAGTCGCTCCGCGACGATTACCGATTTGTTTGCTGCCGCCGATAGCACCTCCCCCAGACTTCTGGAGGCGAAGCTCGAGGTGGCACGTACACGTGCGTTCTTCGGCGAGCAGCGCGCCGTTCCAAATCCGACGCTGTTCGGTTCGAGTGAAGATCTCGGCAATGATCAGGCCTCGGTGACCGAACGCACAATTGGATTTCGACAAGATCTCGGATTCCTGTGGTCGATGGGTGCGCAAAGATCATCAGCTTCCGCTGCAGTGGCAGCCGCCGAAGCTAGGTACGACCAGGAGCGAATCGACATTCAGATTAATCTGTTGTTAAAGGTCATTAGGCTTCAGCAACTGATAGCGAGCCTGCAACTTTCAGACACGCTGGAACGACGCTATGCAGAAATTCTGATGGCGAACGATGCGCGTGAAAGGGAAGGTGACATCTCAGGGTTTGATGCTCAGCGAGTACGGATTGAGTCCATCGCCGTGACGAATCGCAGAGTTGCACTGCAAACAGAATTGCGTGATCTTATAATCTATCTCAGTCGAGAGACCGGTTTGGATGAGTCAACTTTGCGTACGCTTGATGTTGAAGCAATTGACTCACCGAGCTTCACGAGTTCTGACGAAGCATTAGCGTATGCTGAATCACATGCACCGGAGTTGCGATTTCTCGAAGCGAATGATGCGGCCACATCGAAGAGCGTGACGGCTGCCAAATTGAAAAGATTGCCCAACCTTTCTGTTGGCGTCGGACAGAAATCAACGGACAGAGATGAATCTGGTTTGCTGATTGAAGCCGAATTGGAAATACCCTTGTTTAACTGGCGAGGTTCGGCCTTGCAGCAGGCACGCGCAGAACAGTATAACGCAATACGCCGTCACGCCAATGCGAAGAGTCAGCTTGCCGAGGTCGTAAGCAGTGCTTTCGAACGTTGGCAAGAAGTTCGACGAGTGTCCTACGAATCTTTGAGACTTGATGAGCTTGTCAATCATGTGAATGCCGCACATTCACTCTATTTGAGCGGCGAAACAGGATACCTTGAACTCCTAGACGCATTTCAGTCCAGCGAGGAGATTCTGTCCGCTGCCTATGAACTCGTAACGGCGCGCATCGAAGCAGACCTGCGGCTTCGCGAAGTAACCGGCTATCCCATTGTAAATGAGGGCAAGTAACATGAAAAATATATACTTTTCGATTCTTTCCGTTGCCGCGTTAGTATTAGCGATGGGCTGTGGCACTCGCCACACGGATCACGCACACAATGATCATGATCACGGCACAGAACAGGCTCATGATGACCATGGAGACGATCATGGACACGGGCATGGTGAAGGCGGTATTGTGGAAACGCTGTGGCAGGATGACTTAGAAATGTTTGGCGAGTGGCCGCCGTTTGTGGCAGGTCAGACTTCTGAAGCCGTGCTACACTTCACGAGTATGCTCACCTTTGAACCGGCAACGAAAGGGCCTCTGACCATTCAATGGATGAGCGGAGACCGTGTGGTCAAGTCACAGGTCGCTGATACCGTAACTCGAACAGGCATCTTCATCGTAGAGATCGCGCCGCCGGATCCTGGCACGTACGACTTGACAATGACGCTTGCGTCTTCGCAGATGAGCGGAACGGTGAGGCTACCCAATGTGCAGGTTTATCAGGGTCATGCACCAGAAATGCCGCATGAAGAAGAAGACGGTGAAACCGAGATTTCGTTTTTGAAGGAACAGCAGTGGTTGCTGGGAACGAAGACGGGGTTGGTTGAACGAAGAGATCTCAACGACAATCTTCGCGCGCCGGGTGAACTCAAGCCTGCTGGTAATAGAACGTCAGAAGTCTTTGCGCCATTCTCAGGAGCATTGCTGCCAGATCATCGGTTCGGCGCAGTGCGGCACGGACAACAGGTGCGCAAAGGTCAAGCATTGGCAATGATTTCGCCGTCACCTAGCGCCGAGAATAGTTGGTTTCAATTGCTTGGTGAGTATCGTCTGGCCAAGGCAGAACTCAGCAGAGTTGAAAAACTTTACGAACAGAAAGCTGCATCGGAGCGCAGGCTGGAAGAAGCGACGCAACAGCTTGCCATTAAGCAAGCGCAGTTGAGCGCGGCGCTGGGAGGTGCGGAATTGGATGATATGGATAGCGATTCGCCGCACTTCACTGTACGTTCACCGCGTGACGGAGTAATTGCACATCACGATATTGCCTACGGCTCGTACGTACAGCCGGGGCAGCGACTCTTCAGTGTGATTGATCCCGATGTATTATGGCTCGAAGTACATGTTGCCGCAGCTGATATGCGCAATGCGACGGATGTGCAAAGCGCATACTTTTCAATCGGCGGCTCGGAACATGTGCTCTCAACTGCTGATTTTGAAGGAAAAGTTATCGCTTCCGGTTCAATCTTGGACCCGATTACTCGCCGAATTCCGATAACGTTTGAATTGCGCAATCGTGACGGGCTACTGAAAGTCGGAGAGTTCGTGCAAGTTGAAGTACAAACATCCAAAACGCGTTCTGCACTGGCTGTTCAGAAGTCGGCAATACTGGAAGATGGTGGAGCCTCCGTGGCGTACGTGCAAAAAGGCGGTGAGACTTGGGTGCGGCGCGTCGTCACAACGGGAGCGATTGATGGTCCGTGGGTTGAAGTTCTGTCCGGGCTGAATGAGGGCGAACGCGTCGCGACCGCCGGAGCATACAAAATCAAACTTGCATCTGGCAGTACCGGCGAAGTCGGTCACGGCCACGCGCATTAAGGAGCACGCATGTTTGATTTCATGATTCGACAATCGCTCGAGAAGCGATTTCACGTGCTGTTGGCCGCGCTCGTTCTGCTTGTCGGCGGAACGTATGTGGCCTTACAGATGCCGATTGACATTTTCCCTGAGTTAACCGCGCCGACAGTAACGGTAATGGCGGACGTTCATGGCCTCGCGCCAGAAGAAATCGAAAGCCTTGTGGCGTTTCCGATTGAGTCCTCTATGAACGGCGCAACCGGTGTCCGGCGTGTCCGCTCTTCGATTACAACGGGCATGGCCATCATCTGGGTCGAGTTTACTTGGGGTACCGAAATACTTCAAGCTCGACAAGTTGTCACGGAACGATTACAGTCCGTGATGAGCAGTTTGCCTCCCGACATGGAGCCGCCGATGCTGGCGCCAATCTCGTCCATCATGGGCGAGGTAATGCTGGTCAGCGTGCGCAGTGACTCGCTGCATCCGACGGATTTACGATCTTACTCAGATAATATCCTTCGTAAGCGACTCCTTGCAATTCCCGGCGTGGCGCAAGTGACGCCGATTGGTATGCAGGTGAAGCAGTATCAAATTGTCGTCAAGCCGGAAAGATTGCTTGCCTACAATGTGTCACTTGAAGAACTTGTTGAAGCCGCAAGGTTATCCAGCGAGAATACGACGGGTGGCTACTTATTGGAAGGCGGACGCGAGCATTTGATTCGCGGACTCGGTCGTGTGGAGTCAGTGGATGACATCGGCCGCACGGTCATAACGATTCGCAACGGCGTGCCGATTTTGATTGATCAAGTTGCAGATGTGAAAGTGGACGGAGGAGTGGCGCTAGGTACAGCATCAGTGGAGGGCAAGGACGCAGTTATTCTTTCTGTTCAGAAGCAGCCAAGTGCGAATACGCTTGAATTGACGAGGCGAATCGAGACAGCTATTGAAGAATTGCAGCGCCAAGCCCCTTCTGATGTAGAGGTGCGCGCCGATGTGTTTCGACAGGCAAACTTCATTGAAGTGGCCGTGCGCAATGTGCTGACTTCGCTGCGGGACGGCGCAATTCTCGTTACAATTATTCTGCTGCTGTTCCTCGGGAATGTGCGCACCACGCTTATCAGCCTGCTTGCGATTCCGCTGTCGCTTGTTGTGGCTGTGTTCGCTCTGAGCATAATGGGCAGCACGATCAACACGATGACACTGGGTGGCTTGGCCATCGCCATCGGACTGCTGGTGGACGACGCGATTATTGATGTCGAGAATGTGTTCCGACGATTGAGGCTTAATGCCCTGAAACCTGAGAACGAGAAACGCTCAGTACTTGAAGTTATCTATCGCGCTTCGCTTGAAGTCAGAAAGCCGATTGTTGTAGCGACACTGATCATCATTGCCGTGTTCGCGCCGCTGTTCTTCTTATCAGGTGTTGAAGGACGCTTGCTCAAGCCACTCGGCGTGTCGTTCATCATCTCGATACTTGGCTCACTTGTGGTTGCTATCACGGTCGTTCCGGCGTTGACGTACTACCTGCTTGGTAAACTCAAGCCGAGCCAAATTGAGCACGAATCATGGGTAGTACGAAAGTTGAAACAAGCTTACAAGCCGACGATTGACCTCGCGCTGAAACATGCCACGTCAGTCATCACCGTGTCAGTGCTGCTGCTCGTTGGTTCGATCGTGTTGTACAGCCGTTTCGGACAGGCGTTCCTGCCGGAATTCAATGAAGGATCACTTACCGTTATCTCTGTATCACCACCCGGAACGTCCTTGGCCGAGTCGCACGAGATCGGACGTATGATCGAGCAGATTGTACTATCTCAACCGGGTGTGGCAAGTGTAGCTCGCAGAACTGGACGCGGTGAGATGGATGAACATGCGATGGGTTCAAACGCGACGGAAATGGAAGCCCGTTTGGAGGAAGATGTGGACAAAGAGAATCTTCTTGAGGAGCTTCGTGGCCGCTTAGCGATGGTGCCCGGAACATTCATTAGCATTGGCCAGCCGATTTCACACCGCATTGACCACATGCTGAGCGGTACTCAGGCCGCGATTGCAGTGAAGCTATATGGCGACAACTTGACGGACCTGCGCAACACAGCGGAGCTGATCAAGAAAGAGATGGAGCAGGTAAACGGTGTTGTGGACCTGGCAGTCGAACCGCAGATCGAAGTGCCGCAATTGCGAATCAAGATGAATCGCGAGGCGATGAGTCAATATGGAGTGAAGCCTGTTCAGTTGGCCGAAGCGATTGAAACGGCGTTCAATGGTGTGGTTGTCGGGCGTGTCATGGAAGGTCAGTTCGCATACGAAATGATTGTGCGCTATGATCCCGCCTCAAAAGCTGACACTGCGGCAATCGTTCGCACGCCGTTTCATACGCCGACGGGTCATTTCGTGATGCTGCGAGATCTTGCATCTGTCTATAGTGCGACGGGACCCAATATGATCTCGCGCGAAAATGTCAACCGAAAGATTGTGATTCAATCCAATGTGGCCGGACGAGACTTGGGAAGTGTGGTGCGAGAAGTGCAGGAACGTGTCGCAGCAAATGTCAAACTGCCAGAGGGCTACTTTGTGTCTTACGGAGGTCAGCTTGAAAGCGCTGAAAGCGCCGGACGAGTGATCGGTATTCTAACGGTGCTGGCAATATTGGTAATCATTATCCTACTCTTCACCGAGTTCGGCAACCTGCGAGATGCGCTGCTGGTGATGGTGAACCTGCCGTTGGCGCTGATTGGCGGCGTAGTCGCCATTGGAATGACGGATGGCATCGTGTCTATTGCGAGTATGGTTGGTTTTGTGACGTTGTTCGGTATTGCCGCGCGAAATGGCATTCTCCTCATTTCTCACTATCATCATCTGATGGAGGAAGAAGGCGTATCATTCCGCGATGCCATTGTGCAGGGCAGTATTGAGCGAATGAGTCCGATTCTGATGACAGCCTTTTGCGCTGGACTTGCGTTGATTCCGTTGGCGCTTGGCGGTGGTCAACCCGGCAAAGAGATCGAGACACCAATGGCGATTGTGATTCTTGGCGGCTTGATTTCGTCAACCGCTTTGAACATGGTGGTTGTGCCTGCTTTGTATCTTAAGTTCGGACGTGAACGCAAACCAGCCCAGACGTAACGAAGGGTCACGGGAATCGGGTGCCGATGTCACTGTCGGCACATACGTTTCATTGAACGAATCGATACTTTGAGATGTATAAGCAGAAGAGTTTCCCTTTGAAGCAAATCTTGGCGGTACCGATCTTGCCCACGTTGTGGCGCTATTATTCCGTGCTTCTACGCTGTTGCCCGAAGTTGCGTTGCAGGTAAGCGATCCTACCAGGTAGCACTTGAAGTAATACCACTATCGCCACGGTACAGAATGGCAGATAATTTGCTTACAGGATTTCCAAAACAAAGGAGTTGCGACATGAATCAACCAATGCTTGTGGTACTTCTCCGGCTCATCTTTCTCATAAGTGCGCCCGCGTTTGCACAGATGGAGATCTTTGAAGCCGCCAAAGCCGGAAACATAGACCGTGTTACTGAACTGCTTGTGTCTCAACATTCGGTACTGGATTATGACATTAGCGGATCGACCATTCTGCACTATGCCGCGAGCGGTGGCCAGGCAAAGGTTGCTGAGCTTTTGATATCTCGCGGTGCCGACGTGAATATTACTAATAATGATGGATTCACGCCGCTGCATCACTGCGCACTGTGGGGAAACGGCGAAACAGCAGCCGTTCTGATCAACAAGGGTGCGATCCTCTACGCACGGGACAACAATTTGATGACTCCCTTGCATTTATGTGGGCTTAACAACAACGTGGATGTTGCTAAAGTTCTCGTCGGTCACGGAGCGGATGTTAACGACAAGACCGAGACGCAGTGGACTCCGCTGCGTGTCG
Proteins encoded in this window:
- a CDS encoding TolC family protein, whose amino-acid sequence is MPKHFLCWPLLLGVAVLISPLVDPRLVSRSATITDLFAAADSTSPRLLEAKLEVARTRAFFGEQRAVPNPTLFGSSEDLGNDQASVTERTIGFRQDLGFLWSMGAQRSSASAAVAAAEARYDQERIDIQINLLLKVIRLQQLIASLQLSDTLERRYAEILMANDAREREGDISGFDAQRVRIESIAVTNRRVALQTELRDLIIYLSRETGLDESTLRTLDVEAIDSPSFTSSDEALAYAESHAPELRFLEANDAATSKSVTAAKLKRLPNLSVGVGQKSTDRDESGLLIEAELEIPLFNWRGSALQQARAEQYNAIRRHANAKSQLAEVVSSAFERWQEVRRVSYESLRLDELVNHVNAAHSLYLSGETGYLELLDAFQSSEEILSAAYELVTARIEADLRLREVTGYPIVNEGK
- a CDS encoding efflux RND transporter periplasmic adaptor subunit encodes the protein MKNIYFSILSVAALVLAMGCGTRHTDHAHNDHDHGTEQAHDDHGDDHGHGHGEGGIVETLWQDDLEMFGEWPPFVAGQTSEAVLHFTSMLTFEPATKGPLTIQWMSGDRVVKSQVADTVTRTGIFIVEIAPPDPGTYDLTMTLASSQMSGTVRLPNVQVYQGHAPEMPHEEEDGETEISFLKEQQWLLGTKTGLVERRDLNDNLRAPGELKPAGNRTSEVFAPFSGALLPDHRFGAVRHGQQVRKGQALAMISPSPSAENSWFQLLGEYRLAKAELSRVEKLYEQKAASERRLEEATQQLAIKQAQLSAALGGAELDDMDSDSPHFTVRSPRDGVIAHHDIAYGSYVQPGQRLFSVIDPDVLWLEVHVAAADMRNATDVQSAYFSIGGSEHVLSTADFEGKVIASGSILDPITRRIPITFELRNRDGLLKVGEFVQVEVQTSKTRSALAVQKSAILEDGGASVAYVQKGGETWVRRVVTTGAIDGPWVEVLSGLNEGERVATAGAYKIKLASGSTGEVGHGHAH
- a CDS encoding efflux RND transporter permease subunit produces the protein MFDFMIRQSLEKRFHVLLAALVLLVGGTYVALQMPIDIFPELTAPTVTVMADVHGLAPEEIESLVAFPIESSMNGATGVRRVRSSITTGMAIIWVEFTWGTEILQARQVVTERLQSVMSSLPPDMEPPMLAPISSIMGEVMLVSVRSDSLHPTDLRSYSDNILRKRLLAIPGVAQVTPIGMQVKQYQIVVKPERLLAYNVSLEELVEAARLSSENTTGGYLLEGGREHLIRGLGRVESVDDIGRTVITIRNGVPILIDQVADVKVDGGVALGTASVEGKDAVILSVQKQPSANTLELTRRIETAIEELQRQAPSDVEVRADVFRQANFIEVAVRNVLTSLRDGAILVTIILLLFLGNVRTTLISLLAIPLSLVVAVFALSIMGSTINTMTLGGLAIAIGLLVDDAIIDVENVFRRLRLNALKPENEKRSVLEVIYRASLEVRKPIVVATLIIIAVFAPLFFLSGVEGRLLKPLGVSFIISILGSLVVAITVVPALTYYLLGKLKPSQIEHESWVVRKLKQAYKPTIDLALKHATSVITVSVLLLVGSIVLYSRFGQAFLPEFNEGSLTVISVSPPGTSLAESHEIGRMIEQIVLSQPGVASVARRTGRGEMDEHAMGSNATEMEARLEEDVDKENLLEELRGRLAMVPGTFISIGQPISHRIDHMLSGTQAAIAVKLYGDNLTDLRNTAELIKKEMEQVNGVVDLAVEPQIEVPQLRIKMNREAMSQYGVKPVQLAEAIETAFNGVVVGRVMEGQFAYEMIVRYDPASKADTAAIVRTPFHTPTGHFVMLRDLASVYSATGPNMISRENVNRKIVIQSNVAGRDLGSVVREVQERVAANVKLPEGYFVSYGGQLESAESAGRVIGILTVLAILVIIILLFTEFGNLRDALLVMVNLPLALIGGVVAIGMTDGIVSIASMVGFVTLFGIAARNGILLISHYHHLMEEEGVSFRDAIVQGSIERMSPILMTAFCAGLALIPLALGGGQPGKEIETPMAIVILGGLISSTALNMVVVPALYLKFGRERKPAQT
- a CDS encoding ankyrin repeat domain-containing protein, producing the protein MNQPMLVVLLRLIFLISAPAFAQMEIFEAAKAGNIDRVTELLVSQHSVLDYDISGSTILHYAASGGQAKVAELLISRGADVNITNNDGFTPLHHCALWGNGETAAVLINKGAILYARDNNLMTPLHLCGLNNNVDVAKVLVGHGADVNDKTETQWTPLRVAEYKGSAELIEWLKSQGAME